A single region of the Neodiprion pinetum isolate iyNeoPine1 chromosome 5, iyNeoPine1.2, whole genome shotgun sequence genome encodes:
- the wech gene encoding E3 ubiquitin-protein ligase TRIM71 — protein MSSRNSLSPTWTFPSRNSPGWVTREVCGNCNQSSSRNVPQVVAKCLDCKYLLCEPCLMAHQRGRLTRNHRIKLDTRSNTPSPSSAVTSYSPPPTSFLPPITFYCDVHREIIKFYCEPCKVVLCEVCVNKDHRGHFVYQLWGATRGGEFTPLHILNEICSAISNILRGIELVEHTHENMERWVIQTDPFLRIRISEGFPILCEEQEKLLTAIQRIKLMRDERLEVRAEALTKILLRLWDIFNRLREAIDQHTTNNPNELLCIKETGAKEVLQIRQYQNSVVPRDDDWMSFLDSDFNLVNSFASVGPVTFGNPGPIGDHRSVRGRTAAIETPMGSSRIVSNFPRHVIPRGRPVLGCNLIVSLKINRSLNCMGLKTVAIWGSEGNKDGELCRPWGVCCDKNGYIIVADRSNNRIQIFKENGTFVRKFGTQGSGPGQFDRPAGVATDSQSHIVVADKDNHRIQILTFEGLFLHTFGEKGSRPGQFNYPWDVAVNSEGQIVVSDTRNHRIQLFTHQGVYLGKFGFENTTGPSKHFDSPRGVAFSPEGNIIVTDFNNHRLVVIPPNLGTARFLGGEGTGSKQFLRPQGVVVDDEGHIIVADSRNHRIQIFEPSGELMWRIGSLGKAPGELDRPAGITLTPNGAIVVVDFGNNRIQIF, from the exons ATGTCCTCACGAAATAGTTTGAGTCCCACGTGGACATTTCCTTCTCGTAATAGTCCTGGGTGGGTCACCAGGGAGGTCTGTGGCAACTGCAATCAATCGAGTTCCAGGAATGTTCCCCAAGTGGTGGCAAAGTGTCTAGATTGCAAGTACCTTCTTTGCGAACCATGTCTGATGGCTCATCAAAGG GGTCGTCTGACAAGAAATCACAGAATTAAACTAGACACAAGAAGCAATACACCAAGTCCATCTTCAGCTGTTACCTCTTACTCACCCCCACCAACTTCCTTCCTTCCCCCAATTACCTTCTATTGCGATGTTCATCgggaaattataaaattttactgcGAGCCTTGTAAAGTGGTATTATGTGAAGTATGCGTAAACAAGGATCACAGGGGTCATTTTGTGTACCAATTGTGGGGGGCTACTAGAGGTGGTGAATTTACTCCGCTCCAtatattgaatgaaatttgcaGTGCAATCTCAAACATTCTACGAGGGATTGAACTAGTCGAG catACTCACGAAAATATGGAGAGATGGGTGATTCAGACAGACCCTTTTTTGAGGATAAGGATCTCTGAAGGGTTTCCTATACTTTGTGAAGAGCAAGAGAAATTGCTGACTGCAATTCAGAGAATAAAGCTAATGAGAGACGAAAGACTAGAGGTTAGAGCAGAAGCTCTTACGAAAATACTCCTTCGACTATGGGATATTTTTAACAGACTCAGGGAAGCAATCGATCAACACACGACAAATAATCCGAACGAACTTTTGTGTATCAAGGAAACGGGTGCCAAAGAG GTGCTTCAGATTCGTCAATATCAGAATTCTGTAGTACCCAGGGACGACGACTGGATGTCATTCCTAGATTCAGATTTCAATTTGGTAAATTCATTCGCCTCCGTGGGACCAGTCACTTTTGGAAATCCAGGTCCCATAGGAGATCATCGATCTGTTAGAGGTCGGACAGCGGCAATAGAAACTCCCATGGGCAGTAGTAGGATAGTATCCAACTTCCCACGGCATGTCATACCTCGTGGGAGACCTGTGCTAGGATGCAATCTTATCGTatctttgaaaatcaatcgCAGTTTAAATTGTATGGGACTAAAAACAGTTGCTATTTGGGGTTCAGAAGGGAACAAAGATGGAGAGTTATGCAGACCCTGGGGTGTTTGCTGCGACAAGAATGGATATATCATCGTAGCAGACAGATCGAATAAtcgtattcaaatttttaaagaaaatggtacttttgtaagaaaatttgGTACCCAGGGCTCTGGTCCGGGTCAATTTGATCGACCCGCCGGTGTAGCTACAGACTCGCAAAGCCACATTGTGGTTGCTGACAAAGATAATCATAGAATTCAAATTCTTACCTTCGAAGGACTATTTCTACATACCTTTGGTGAAAAGGGCTCTAGGCCAGGCCAATTCAATTACCCTTGGGATGTGGCTGTTAATTCTGAAGGCCAAATAGTTGTCTCTGACACACGAAATCATCGTATTCAACTATTCACACACCAAGGTGTATATTTAGGAAAGTTTGGCTTCGAAAATACCACTGGTCCTTCAAAGCACTTTGATTCGCCTCGAGGTGTTGCTTTCTCTCCAGAGGGCAACATAATTGTAACCGACTTCAACAATCACCGGCTAGTCGTTATTCCGCCGAACTTGGGAACCGCAAGGTTCTTAGGTGGGGAAGGTACTGGTTCAAAGCAATTCTTGAGACCACAGGGTGTTGTGGTAGACGACGAAGGGCACATCATAGTTGCAGATTCTAGAAATCACAGGATACAGATATTTGAGCCGTCAGGAGAGTTAATGTGGAGGATAGGAAGTTTGGGTAAAGCACCTGGCGAACTCGATAGACCCGCGGGCATAACATTAACACCCAATGGAGCAATAGTTGTCGTTGACTTCGGTAACAACAGAATTCAAATATTCTAG